One genomic region from Argentina anserina chromosome 2, drPotAnse1.1, whole genome shotgun sequence encodes:
- the LOC126784034 gene encoding uncharacterized protein LOC126784034 — translation MSYHTRSNSGPLGPHPIIQEVDEHLCRLRSSEATSTSSSSISHKLSALQDLHECVDRLVQLPLTQQALAQEKHQKWTNELLDGSLRLLDICGIAKDSLFQTKGSIQDLQSIIRRRHGDESAVLTSEARKYLTSRKMVKKTIRKASANLKANRSTFSSLENNQKTITIASKLRDVEAITLTVFESVLSFIYGPKSKPSSWSFVSSIVHSKRIVCEEAEVNEFAEVDAAFKSLKSVHVQNQLSNLESCIEDQEEGLESLFRQLIKNRVSLLNILNH, via the coding sequence atgtcTTACCACACTCGCTCAAACAGCGGCCCCTTAGGTCCACACCCCATCATTCAAGAGGTTGATGAACATTTGTGCAGATTGAGGTCTTCAGAAGCCACAtccacatcatcatcatcaataagCCACAAACTAAGTGCTCTCCAAGACTTGCATGAGTGTGTTGATAGGTTGGTTCAATTACCACTCACCCAACAAGCCTTGGCACAAGAGAAGCATCAGAAGTGGACTAATGAGCTATTAGATGGATCTCTTAGGCTCTTAGATATTTGTGGCATTGCCAAGGATTCACTGTTTCAAACCAAAGGATCCATTCAAGACCTTCAATCAATCATTCGACGGAGGCATGGAGATGAATCAGCAGTACTCACAAGCGAGGCTAGGAAATACTTAACCTCAAGGAAGATGGTGAAGAAAACAATCCGAAAGGCTTCGGCAAATCTTAAGGCAAACAGATCTACTTTTTCTTCGCTTGAAAACAACCAAAAAACCATCACTATTGCTAGCAAGCTTAGAGATGTTGAAGCAATCACTCTGACAGTGTTTGAATCAGTGCTCTCCTTCATTTATGGACCAAAGTCAAAGCCTAGCAGCTGGTCTTTCGTTTCCAGCATTGTGCATTCTAAGCGAATAGTTTGTGAAGAAGCAGAAGTAAATGAATTTGCAGAGGTGGATGCTGCTTTTAAGTCTCTAAAGAGTGTACATGTACAGAACCAGCTTAGCAATCTGGAGTCATGCATTGAAGACCAAGAAGAAGGACTCGAGTCCCTATTTAGGCAATTGATCAAAAATAGAGTCTCTCTTCTCAACATTCTCAACCACTAG
- the LOC126782706 gene encoding uncharacterized protein LOC126782706 produces MAYHTRSNSFPSRPHPILQEVDEHLCRLRSAEATSTSSSSISHKLSGLQDLHECVDRLLQLPLNQQALAQEQHQKWANELLDGSLQLLDVCSVAKDALSQTKECIQDLQSIIRRRHGDESAVLPSEARKYLTSRKTLKKVLHKALDNLKATASRSAFSSIHKEDVTIVNKLREVEGFTASAFESVLSFISGPKSKPSSWSLVSKIVQSKKVACEEDTKVNEFAEVDAAVKSLKSAHIQLNNLESCIQDQEEALDSLFRQLIKTRVSLLNILSH; encoded by the coding sequence ATGGCTTACCACACTCGCTCTAACAGCTTCCCCTCCAGGCCACACCCCATCCTTCAAGAAGTTGATGAACATTTGTGCAGACTGAGGTCTGCCGAAGCCACATccacatcttcatcatcaataaGCCACAAACTAAGTGGTCTCCAAGACCTTCATGAGTGTGTTGATAGGTTGCTTCAGTTGCCTCTCAATCAACAAGCCTTGGCACAAGAGCAACATCAGAAATGGGCAAACGAGCTATTAGATGGCTCTCTTCAGCTTTTGGATGTCTGCAGCGTTGCCAAGGATGCCCTTTCACAAACCAAGGAGTGCATACAAGACCTTCAATCAATCATTCGAAGAAGGCATGGAGATGAATCTGCAGTGCTCCCAAGCGAGGCTAGGAAATACTTAACCTCCAGGAAGACACTTAAAAAGGTACTCCACAAGGCTTTGGACAACTTGAAGGCAACAGCAAGCAGATCCGCTTTCTCTTCCATCCACAAGGAAGACGTCACCATTGTTAACAAGCTGAGAGAGGTTGAAGGATTCACTGCCTCAGCCTTTGAATCAGTGCTGTCCTTCATCTCTGGGCCAAAGTCCAAGCCTAGCAGCTGGTCTTTGGTTTCCAAGATAGTCCAATCAAAGAAAGTAGCTTGTGAGGAAGACACAAAAGTAAATGAATTCGCCGAGGTGGATGCTGCAGTAAAGTCACTGAAGAGTGCACACATCCAGCTTAACAATCTGGAGTCATGCATTCAAGACCAAGAAGAAGCACTTGACAGTCTATTTAGGCAATTAATCAAAACTAGAGTCTCTCTTCTGAATATCCTAAGCCATTAG
- the LOC126782703 gene encoding uncharacterized protein LOC126782703, producing MFPSKPSLYIKQLQPTDGQQLIILSCTLTASINSSTLSSKSQREMAFHTRSNSFPSRPHPILQEVDEHLCRLRSSEATSTSSSSISHKLSGLQDLHECVDRLLQLPLHQALAQEQHQKWANELLDGSLQLLDVCSVAKDALSQTKECIQDLQSIIRRRHGDESAVLTSEARKYLTSRKTVRKVLHKALDNLKACSSFNKEEVTIVCKLREVAAVTVSVFESVLSFISGPSKPSSWSLVSKIVQLKKVACEEEAKVNEFAEVDAALKSLKSAHNQLNNLESCIQDQEEGLETLFRQLLKTRVSLLNILNH from the coding sequence ATGTTCCCGTCTAAACCAAGCCTATATATTAAGCAGCTACAGCCTACAGATGGACAGCAACTCATCATTCTAAGCTGTACATTAACTGCATCTATAAACTCTTCTACTCTTTCTTCCaaatcacaaagagaaatggCTTTCCACACTCGATCTAACAGCTTCCCCTCAAGGCCACACCCCATCCTTCAAGAAGTTGATGAACACTTGTGCAGACTGAGGTCTTCTGAAGCCACATccacatcttcatcatcaataaGCCACAAACTAAGTGGTCTCCAAGACCTTCATGAGTGTGTCGATAGGTTGCTTCAATTGCCCCTCCACCAAGCCTTAGCACAAGAGCAACATCAGAAATGGGCTAATGAGCTATTAGATGGCTCTCTTCAGCTTTTGGATGTTTGCAGCGTTGCCAAGGATGCCCTTTCACAAACCAAGGAGTGCATACAAGACCTTCAATCAATCATTCGAAGAAGGCATGGAGATGAATCTGCAGTGCTCACAAGCGAGGCTAGGAAATACTTAACCTCCAGGAAGACAGTTAGAAAGGTACTCCACAAGGCTTTGGACAACCTGAAGGCATGCTCTTCCTTCAACAAGGAAGAAGTCACCATTGTTTGCAAGCTAAGAGAGGTTGCAGCAGTCACTGTCTCTGTATTTGAATCAGTTCTGTCCTTCATCTCTGGGCCATCCAAGCCTAGCAGCTGGTCATTGGTTTCCAAGATAGTACAGTTAAAGAAAGTAGCTTGTGAGGAAGAAGCAAAAGTAAACGAATTCGCAGAGGTGGATGCTGCACTAAAGTCACTCAAGAGTGCACACAATCAGCTTAACAATCTGGAGTCATGCATTCAAGACCAAGAAGAAGGACTTGAAACCCTGTTTAGGCAATTGCTCAAAACTAGAGTCTCCCTTCTCAACATCCTAAACCACTAG
- the LOC126784035 gene encoding uncharacterized protein LOC126784035, protein MAYHTRSNSFPSRPHPLIQEVDEHLRRLRSSKATSTSSSSISNRLNSLQDLLDCVDRLLQLQGTQQALAQKQQQKWANELLDGSLHLLDICSTAKDALSQTKESVQDLQSLIQRNRGDETGFTSVVRKYLSSRKIVKKSIHKAMGNLKGMEKKFPLSSTNKDQQTITIVSKLRDVEAVTVTVIESVLAFISGPKSKPRNWSLVSKIVQSKRIACDEEEIVNEFAEVDAALKSLKSAENSQNQLKNLELCIQDQEEGIECLFRQMINTRVSLLNILSH, encoded by the coding sequence ATGGCTTACCACACTCGCTCTAACAGCTTCCCCTCAAGGCCACACCCTCTCATTCAAGAAGTTGATGAGCACTTGAGGCGATTGAGGTCTTCCAAAGCCACATccacatcttcatcatcaataaGCAACAGATTAAACAGCCTGCAAGACCTGCTTGATTGTGTAGATAGGTTGCTTCAGTTGCAAGGTACCCAACAAGCATTAGCACAAAAGCAACAGCAGAAATGGGCCAATGAGCTATTAGATGGCTCTCTCCACCTCTTGGATATTTGCAGCACCGCAAAGGATGCCCTCTCGCAAACAAAGGAGTCCGTACAAGACCTTCAATCATTAATTCAAAGAAATCGGGGAGATGAAACTGGATTCACAAGTGTGGTCAGGAAATACTTGAGCTCTCGGAAGATAGTGAAGAAGTCAATCCACAAGGCCATGGGAAATCTGAAGggaatggaaaaaaaattcccTCTCTCTTCCACCAACAAGGACCAACAGACTATCACCATTGTCAGCAAGCTGAGAGATGTTGAAGCAGTCACTGTCACAGTTATTGAATCAGTGCTGGCCTTCATCTCTGGACCAAAGTCAAAGCCTAGAAATTGGTCTTTGGTTTCCAAGATTGTGCAGTCTAAGAGAATAGCttgtgatgaagaagaaatagTAAATGAATTTGCAGAGGTAGATGCTGCATTGAAGTCACTCAAGAGTGCAGAAAATTCACAGAACCAGCTTAAAAATCTGGAATTATGCATTCAGGATCAAGAAGAAGGAATCGAGTGCCTATTTAGACAAATGATCAATACTAGAGTCTCCCTTCTTAACATCCTTAGCCACTAG
- the LOC126784037 gene encoding uncharacterized protein LOC126784037, with protein MAYHTRSNSFPSRPHPIIQEVEEHLCRLSSFEATSKSSSSISNKLNGLQDLLHCVDRFLQLQGTQQALAEEKQEKWANELLDGSLWLLDICSTAKDALSQTKECMQDLQSIIRRKRGGEIGLTSEVRKYLSSRKMVKKSIHKAIGNLKEMKNRCRISSTNKDQETIAIVNKLRDVEAVTLTVFESVLSFISGPKSKPSGWSFVSNIVQSKRIACDEETTVNEFSEVDAALKSLKSAENAQNQLSDLESCIQDQEEGLQCLFRQLIKTRVSLLNILSQ; from the coding sequence atggctTACCACACTCGCTCTAACAGCTTCCCATCAAGGCCTCACCCCATCATTCAAGAAGTTGAGGAACATTTGTGCAGATTGAGCTCTTTTGAAGCCACATCcaaatcttcatcatcaataaGCAACAAACTAAATGGCCTGCAAGACTTGCTCCATTGTGTTGATAGGTTTCTTCAGTTGCAAGGCACCCAACAAGCATTAGCAGAAGAGAAACAAGAGAAATGGGCTAATGAGCTATTAGATGGCTCTCTCTGGCTCTTGGATATTTGCAGCACTGCAAAGGATGCCTTGTCCCAAACCAAGGAGTGCATGCAAGACCTTCAATCAATCATCAGAAGAAAGAGGGGAGGCGAAATTGGACTCACAAGTGAGGTCAGAAAATACTTGAGCTCTcgaaagatggtgaagaaGTCAATTCACAAGGCTATAGGAAATCTGAAGGAAATGAAAAACAGATGCAGAATCTCATCCACCAACAAGGACCAAGAGACTATCGCCATTGTTAACAAGCTGAGAGATGTTGAAGCAGTCACTCTCACAGTATTTGAATCAGTGTTGTCCTTCATCTCCGGGCCAAAGTCAAAGCCTAGCGGCTGGTCTTTTGTTTCCAACATTGTGCAGTCTAAGAGAATAGCATGTGACGAAGAAACGACTGTAAATGAATTTTCAGAGGTTGATGCTGCCTTGAAGTCACTAAAGAGTGCAGAAAATGCACAGAACCAGCTTAGCGATCTGGAATCATGCATTCAAGATCAGGAGGAAGGACTTCAGTGCTTATTTAGGCAATTGATCAAAACTAGAGTCTCCCTTCTGAATATCCTGAGCCAATAG